The Lysinibacillus irui sequence TACCGAGAAGAGCGTGCACATACCTCTATTGGACAAGCTATTCAAACTGCTATACAGACAGCAGGACGTTCCATTATTTTCTCCGCAGTTTGTGTCATGATAGGTTTAGGCGCAATGATTGTTATTGATGTAGAGATTTTTCACAATATCGCTCTCGGGGGCACAATCGTCGTCCTATTAGCCGTTCTTTCTGGTCTAACATTACTCCCTGCCACAATGATGCTTTTAGGAGATAGACTTAATAAATGGCGTATATTGCGTGTTAAACCAGGTGGTGCGAACCGTTGGCGTGGCTTCGCTGGTTTTGTCATGAAACATCCAGTTGCGATTGTCATTTCAGCATTATTATTACTTGGTATTGGTATGCTCCCATTAAAGGACATCAAACTAGTGATTCCACAGGTTGACTCCTTACCAACCAAATATAATGCACGTTCAGCATATGACCAATTAGATAAAACATTTGGACTCGGTGAATCATCTACTTTATATTTGTTAGCTGAACGCAAAGAAGGTTGGGAAGATAGTGAGGCACGAGAGCTTATTTATACTATTCAAGAAAAGCTATTAAAGGATCCGTTAGTCTTAGAGGTCTCTACAATATATACAGCCGCGAATATTCAAACACCTGAAGAATTATCAGCATCTTTAGCTATTCCACAGGTCGCGGAACAATTAAAACCTGTTATTCATACCTTTTCAAAGGATACACAACTATTTATCCCAATTACCATTGATGCAGCAGGTTCTTCCACTACTGCTCAAACGTTTGCACGAACATGGATGGAAAAAGATTTAAATGTAAGTTTTGCTCTTGGGGGGCCAGCTAAATTTAACCAAGAGATTTTCGATGAAATTGCTAGTAAAATTGTTTTGGCTATCGCCATTATCATCGTCTCTACATTCTTTATTTTAATGCTTGCATTCCGCTCAGTCTTAATTCCATTAAAGGCGATTATCATGAACATTATTGGTCTTTCATCTGCATTCGGTATACTCGTTTATATTTTCCAATATGGACATTTTGGTATTGAGGCAGGCTCAATTGTCTTGATTATTCCTGTCATTGTTTTCTGTCTCGTGTTTGGTTTAAGTATGGACTACGAAGTCTTTTTAATTTCTCGTATCCAAGAGGAATATTTAAAAGGGGCAGATAATACACGTGCAACCATTGATGGGCTGACATCTACTAGCCGTATTATTACATCGGCAGCGCTTATCATGATTGTTATCACAGGAGCATTTGCTTTTACGGACGTCATGCCTGTAAAACAAATTGGTGTAGGGATAGCCATTGCTGTTGCTATTGATGCGACAATTATTCGTCTAATGCTTGTACCTAGTCTCATGAAACTATTTGGCGATTGGAACTGGTGGCTACCATTTTCAAAGAAAAGTAAATAAACGAATTAAAATCCGCCTCTCCATAAAAAGAGGCGGATTTTTCAATTAAGCATAGATACTGTTATACCATTCTTTTGCTGCATGTACTTCAGGAATAGTAAGCTGATGTCCAAAATCAAACCATTTTGTCGTAACCTTAGCACCTGCTGAAGTTAACAGTGTTTCTAAATCCTCAGATTCTTGTGCAGTACACATCTGATCATTCGTACCAGCACCGATAAATACAGGAATAGAAGAAAGTTGCGGTAATTCAATTCCACGTCTTGGTACCATTGGATGATGTAAAATAGCTCCCGCTAATGCATCATCATAATGGAATAGCAAGCTTGCCGCAATATTAGCACCATTTGAATAACCTATCGCTACAATTCGTTGCCGATCAAAGCCATATTGCTGTGCTGCCTCCTGTAAAAATTCATATAGCTCCTTTGTACGAAAGATTAAATCCTCTATATCAAAGACACCTTCTGCTAGTCGACGGAAAAATCGCGGCATTCCATGTTCAAGTACATTTCCACGTACACTTAAAATATTAGCTGTTTCATCTATCTCTTTTGCCAGCCCAATTAGACTTTCTTCATTACCTCCCGTGCCATGTAACAACAATAACGTCGGTTTTGTTTCATCTGTCCCTTTATAAAAAATGTGTTGCACTGACAATCACCTCTCAATTATCTTGAATTCGAGATAATTGTAGCCTGTGGCAAAATTAAATTCAAGCTTTTTGACTTATTAATTTCTCGATTCTCTCGATTTGGTTGTTCTTCGTGATTTTTATAAAAATTAGTAATGGTATAAACTGAAAATAAACATGCTGCAATCACCACAACAATAACAATTCCCACTAATTTTTTCCCGTTCATTGATATTTATCCCCCGTATTTTTATTTCTTTGTACGAAAGCCCTCTTCTAGTAAATATTCCTTTGCTGCATCATACGTACCAAATGCCTCTTCAAGATTTTCCCCATGATATACATTCCAAGAACGTTGCTCAAAAGCAAGTTGCAATTGAGCACCTTCTCGGCTATGCCAAATCTCTATAATCGGCTCCTGCTCTTCTACTTCTTCTGATAAGTACTGAATCGAATCTTCAATAATTTCACGAAGCTGTTGCTCATCAAAATCACGAATATTCACTAATCCTTTTTCGTTAGCCACATGCTCATAGCGTAATAAATCCCCAACAAAGACAAATCCATTGCCATTGGGATGTAGCTTTTCAACTACAACTGTCTTTTCATAAAGACTGTCCATATAGTGATAATTTAAGCGTTTTAATGAAATTTCCTTTCTTGTTAGTTCAGTAAACGATTCAATAACCGCTTGTTTTTGTTCAAATGTTAGCATATAAAAAATGCTCCTTTTCTTTACAATCTATCTTACAGTATAACGTATTTTTCGTTTTTTTATCGTGACGTTTCTAAATCATTTTTGCCAATAAAAATAGGACAAGCTTATACTAACAGCCTATCCTATAAAAAATATCATGTCTGATTAAATATTTTTTCGCGTGCAAATTTTATTACTTGTGCAACATATAGTTCTCGATAAGGAACAAATTGTGCGTTACTAACTGGTCGGACAATTTTCATGCGTTGACCATCTGGAAAATATTCGTAGCCTTCAATATTTAACGTCGTTGTTTCTCCTAAGAAAAATGCCTCTGCTTCATCAAGTCTTGCTCTCACTACACCAGAGACTTCTTCATACTGTAATACAAAGGAATCCCAATCATGTTGGAAGGGATATATGTAGACATGGCAAAATTCATTGTCGATCATATTTTCAGAAACGATACTACAAGAGGTCATGCCCATTTTCACTACTTCATGGACATCTATATCGAGACCCAGTTCTTCTTTTACTTCACGAATACCTGACTCAACTGTTTCAATAGCTAATAGATGCCCTGCTGCTGTAATATCAAGCAACCCTGGGTAATCCTTTTTCTGCGAGCTACGTACTTGAAAATAAATATAGTCTTCATTGACAAGCCAGCAATGAAATGTCTCATGCCAAAGCCCTTTTTCATGTACTTCTGCCCGTGTCGCTGTGCCAATTTGCTCATGCAGTTCGTTAAACACTTTTACAATTTCTTGTTCCATTTTTTCGGCTCCTATACTGACTTCGTCGCTTTTTTCTTAATCGCATTACGTTGATCATAAATATTAGATACGATAACCTTTAGTACCGCGTAAAATGGTACAGCAATAATAATACCAATAAAGCCTGCAATATTACCCGCTGCTAAAATAATTGTAATAACGGTTAATGGGTGAATATCGAGTGATTTTCCCATGACATTTGGTGTAATAAAGTTGCTATCTATTTGCTGTGCAACAAGGGTTACAACAGATACCCAAACAACTAGAATAGGATCTTGAATAACTGCCACAATCAATGCTGGAGCAAAGGCTATCCAAGGCCCAATGAATGGGATCATATTCATAAAGAACGCAAAGATCACTAACAGTAACGAATATTCTAATCCAATAATTAAATAACCGACATACATGATGAGTGCTAATAAAAAGCTAATCTGCAGTTGTCCCTGAATATAACTGCGTAATACATCATCAATTTCACTTAATGTCTTTTTTACCCATTGTTGACGCTCGCCACTGAAATATTTATAGATAGATGGGGCAAATTTTTCATGATCCTTTAGCATAAAAATAAAGAAGAATGGAATTAAAATAGCTAATAACGACACAGAAACAATGGATTGTAAAAAGGACACAAATCCCTTACTCGCTACTACTGCGATATCCTGTACAGAATTCGCCATTTTTTCAATAACATCATTTAATTGCTGTGGGAAATTATCTTTATTTTGCGTTACATAGTCTGTTAGTTGTTGGATGCTCGTACTAATACTCGTACTAATCATAGGGGCATTCTTCACTAATTTATTGACTTGCTCGGCAATCGGATTACCGATAATCCAGCCAAATATCCCCGCAATCGCTATTAACCCAAATACAATTGTCAATATACTTGCCCATCTAGGCATTCTCCGTTTTTCTAAAAATCTCTGAATCGGTTCAGTCACATAATATAGGACACCACCAAGTAATAAAGGCACAAAAATAGCTTTTAATATAATGACTAGTGGTGAAAAAATCCAATGAATCTCTATAAAATATTTAATGATTAGTAGTGTAAGTAATATCCCTACGCCTACTTGAAACCAAACTTTCCTCGTCACTTTCATTCACTTCCTTTTATCACAGTTACTGAAAATACTACTGATATATTAACCATTTCGCAAGTATCCTAGTATTTTTAGACAAAATAAAATTGTATGGAGATGATCAATTAAAAAATTCGCTCACTTCATGGAAGTGGAGCGAATTTATAGATTAATTAAAGTGAGGAGTCATCAACTGAATTTAAGTATGCCTCAATTTCCCCAATAACCGATTCAACACAGCCGTCCTCAAATGGCGAAATTAAGCCTGCCTCTTTTACTAGCTTTGTAAAGGACATAGATCCTCCCAAGCCGCATAAATGTATATAATCTTTCCAAGCAGCCTCAAATTCTTCACGTGAACGCTTCCAGAACTGGAAGGCGCAAATTTGGGCTAGCGTGTAATCAATATAATAGAACGGGCTCGCATAAATGTGACCCTGACGTTGCCAAACGCCCCCTGCTGCAAGATAGCTATTATCGTCATAGTTACGGTGTGGTAAATATGTTTCCTCGATTTTCTTCCATGCTGCCTTACGTTCAGCTGGTGTCATTGTAGGATTTTCATAAATAACATGTTGGAACTCATCTACTGCAACACCATATGGTAAGAATAGAAGACCGCTACTTAAATGTGTAAATTTATATTTCTCTGTATCTTCTTTAAAGAATAGTTCCATCCATGGCCACGTGAAAAACTCCATACTCATTGAGTGAATTTCACAAGATTCGTAGGTTGGCCACAAATATTCTGGTATGCCAATATTACGACTTGAATACACTTGGAAGGCATGTCCAGCCTCATGTGTTAACACATCAATGTCACCTGACGTTCCGTTAAAGTTCGAGAAAATAAATGGGGAATGATAGTTTTCAATAAATGTACAATAACCACCACTCTCTTTACCTTTCTTCGCTACAAGGTCCATTAATTCATGCTCAATCATGAAGTTGAAGAATTCTCCTGTTTCTGGTGATAACTCCTCATACATTTTCTTACCATTTGCTACGATCCACTCTGGATTACCCTTCGGTGTAGCATTGCCTGATAAGAAGTTTAATGCTTCATCATAGAATTTAAAATCTTCAATACCAATACGCTTTGCCTGGCGCTCATATAGCTTCGTTGCAACAGGTACGATTAAATCTCGAACCTGATCACGGAATTTTTTT is a genomic window containing:
- a CDS encoding MMPL family transporter yields the protein MKTISTFITAHAKAIVAIWLIIFLAMAYFALQLPGKLQGDGFFVEGDHTYVTNELAENFDLPSDTILIVFDQAKDQKIEDTLKKLDRINEIHSIQSPLEDSSLRKDDIAYAMVHLKNDVENLPEIVEEFRSLIEGDGISITGGPVISADINTASQKDLASAEAIGLPIAIVVLLLAFGTVIASILPIVIGIVTVVTAFGIMTLLSGSVNLSIFVLNIVPMLGLALSIDFALLFINRYREERAHTSIGQAIQTAIQTAGRSIIFSAVCVMIGLGAMIVIDVEIFHNIALGGTIVVLLAVLSGLTLLPATMMLLGDRLNKWRILRVKPGGANRWRGFAGFVMKHPVAIVISALLLLGIGMLPLKDIKLVIPQVDSLPTKYNARSAYDQLDKTFGLGESSTLYLLAERKEGWEDSEARELIYTIQEKLLKDPLVLEVSTIYTAANIQTPEELSASLAIPQVAEQLKPVIHTFSKDTQLFIPITIDAAGSSTTAQTFARTWMEKDLNVSFALGGPAKFNQEIFDEIASKIVLAIAIIIVSTFFILMLAFRSVLIPLKAIIMNIIGLSSAFGILVYIFQYGHFGIEAGSIVLIIPVIVFCLVFGLSMDYEVFLISRIQEEYLKGADNTRATIDGLTSTSRIITSAALIMIVITGAFAFTDVMPVKQIGVGIAIAVAIDATIIRLMLVPSLMKLFGDWNWWLPFSKKSK
- a CDS encoding alpha/beta hydrolase; this encodes MQHIFYKGTDETKPTLLLLHGTGGNEESLIGLAKEIDETANILSVRGNVLEHGMPRFFRRLAEGVFDIEDLIFRTKELYEFLQEAAQQYGFDRQRIVAIGYSNGANIAASLLFHYDDALAGAILHHPMVPRRGIELPQLSSIPVFIGAGTNDQMCTAQESEDLETLLTSAGAKVTTKWFDFGHQLTIPEVHAAKEWYNSIYA
- a CDS encoding NUDIX hydrolase, producing MEQEIVKVFNELHEQIGTATRAEVHEKGLWHETFHCWLVNEDYIYFQVRSSQKKDYPGLLDITAAGHLLAIETVESGIREVKEELGLDIDVHEVVKMGMTSCSIVSENMIDNEFCHVYIYPFQHDWDSFVLQYEEVSGVVRARLDEAEAFFLGETTTLNIEGYEYFPDGQRMKIVRPVSNAQFVPYRELYVAQVIKFAREKIFNQT
- a CDS encoding AI-2E family transporter produces the protein MKVTRKVWFQVGVGILLTLLIIKYFIEIHWIFSPLVIILKAIFVPLLLGGVLYYVTEPIQRFLEKRRMPRWASILTIVFGLIAIAGIFGWIIGNPIAEQVNKLVKNAPMISTSISTSIQQLTDYVTQNKDNFPQQLNDVIEKMANSVQDIAVVASKGFVSFLQSIVSVSLLAILIPFFFIFMLKDHEKFAPSIYKYFSGERQQWVKKTLSEIDDVLRSYIQGQLQISFLLALIMYVGYLIIGLEYSLLLVIFAFFMNMIPFIGPWIAFAPALIVAVIQDPILVVWVSVVTLVAQQIDSNFITPNVMGKSLDIHPLTVITIILAAGNIAGFIGIIIAVPFYAVLKVIVSNIYDQRNAIKKKATKSV
- a CDS encoding M3 family oligoendopeptidase; translation: MKTFKDYEYNRPNVAVMKEQQLALIEQFKNAQSMDEQSGIIEQLNTISNDFATMANLVYIRASIDTNDEFYQAERDYFDEVGPELEEVTTEYYKALIASPFRQQLEEKWGQQLFDLATYQIKGFSPEVIDLMQKENKLVSEYNKLVASAQIEFNGETLTLAQLGPFSESTERETRKAATDARFGFFAEHEEEFDRLYDELVKVRHEIAVKLGYKNYVELGYIRMNRIDYNAEMVKKFRDQVRDLIVPVATKLYERQAKRIGIEDFKFYDEALNFLSGNATPKGNPEWIVANGKKMYEELSPETGEFFNFMIEHELMDLVAKKGKESGGYCTFIENYHSPFIFSNFNGTSGDIDVLTHEAGHAFQVYSSRNIGIPEYLWPTYESCEIHSMSMEFFTWPWMELFFKEDTEKYKFTHLSSGLLFLPYGVAVDEFQHVIYENPTMTPAERKAAWKKIEETYLPHRNYDDNSYLAAGGVWQRQGHIYASPFYYIDYTLAQICAFQFWKRSREEFEAAWKDYIHLCGLGGSMSFTKLVKEAGLISPFEDGCVESVIGEIEAYLNSVDDSSL